One region of Epilithonimonas zeae genomic DNA includes:
- a CDS encoding porin family protein, whose translation MKKIFGLVGLTMMSLAYSQSFGVKGGANISTISQENGWGDKNSKVGFYAGLYMNAPVNALLSIQPELIYNNMGVKYENGNTSHTLNLNYVSMPIMFQFELIPKFYVEGGPQFGVLVGNKNKYESDSKTIIEKDKDAYNQLDLSGGVGLGFKFNNMAIGARYIIGFTDIKKNGSTSWNNSDKQLRNSGFQIGLQYGF comes from the coding sequence ATGAAGAAAATATTTGGGTTGGTGGGATTGACAATGATGTCTTTGGCTTACTCACAATCATTTGGTGTAAAAGGAGGAGCAAACATTTCTACCATTAGTCAAGAAAATGGTTGGGGTGATAAAAATTCTAAGGTTGGTTTTTATGCAGGTCTTTATATGAATGCACCAGTTAATGCTTTACTTAGTATTCAGCCAGAGCTGATCTATAATAATATGGGAGTAAAATATGAAAATGGAAATACTTCTCACACGCTGAATCTTAATTATGTATCAATGCCAATTATGTTTCAGTTTGAATTGATACCAAAGTTCTATGTCGAAGGTGGACCTCAGTTTGGTGTTTTGGTTGGTAATAAAAATAAATATGAAAGCGATAGCAAAACCATAATCGAGAAAGATAAAGATGCTTACAATCAATTGGATCTGAGTGGGGGAGTTGGATTAGGTTTCAAATTCAATAATATGGCAATTGGAGCCAGATATATTATTGGTTTCACTGATATTAAGAAAAATGGTTCTACCAGCTGGAATAACAGTGATAAACAACTTAGAAATAGTGGATTCCAAATTGGATTGCAATACGGATTTTAA
- a CDS encoding polysaccharide deacetylase family protein — MILLSFDIEEFDMPLEYNGEIPLEEQLAVSRKGLQNILRILKENNIKATFFSTVVFAENNQDLVKQLLSEGHELASHTWFHSDFEEKHLAESKQKLEKLFNTKVVGLRMPRMSPVSEDAVSDAGYFYNSSINPTYLPGRYNNFGVSRKPFWQKKVLQFPASVSTMFRIPLFWLSFHNFPLWIYKFLSKLSLNATGFLNIYFHPWEFADISNPKYKLPAFTFKNTNEEMGNRFDDFIKWAKKNNYQFSTTKEFLENWTQKNKN, encoded by the coding sequence ATGATTTTATTAAGTTTTGATATTGAAGAATTTGATATGCCTTTAGAATATAATGGCGAAATTCCTTTGGAAGAGCAGTTGGCGGTTTCCAGAAAAGGATTACAGAATATTCTCAGGATTTTGAAGGAAAATAATATCAAAGCTACTTTTTTTTCAACTGTAGTTTTTGCTGAAAATAATCAGGATTTGGTTAAACAATTACTTTCCGAAGGCCACGAATTGGCTTCTCATACTTGGTTTCATTCGGATTTTGAAGAGAAACATTTAGCAGAGTCAAAACAAAAATTAGAAAAATTATTTAATACAAAAGTGGTTGGTCTCAGAATGCCAAGAATGAGTCCGGTTTCGGAAGATGCAGTTTCTGATGCAGGTTACTTCTACAATTCATCCATTAACCCAACTTATCTGCCAGGACGATATAACAACTTCGGAGTTAGCAGGAAACCATTTTGGCAGAAGAAGGTTTTACAATTTCCTGCTTCGGTTTCTACGATGTTTAGAATTCCGTTGTTTTGGCTGAGTTTTCATAACTTTCCACTTTGGATTTATAAATTTTTGTCCAAATTATCTTTAAACGCCACAGGATTTTTGAATATTTATTTTCATCCTTGGGAATTTGCAGACATCTCGAATCCAAAGTATAAATTGCCCGCCTTTACTTTTAAAAATACAAATGAAGAGATGGGTAACCGTTTTGATGATTTTATCAAATGGGCAAAGAAAAATAATTATCAATTTTCTACAACCAAAGAATTTTTGGAAAATTGGACTCAAAAAAATAAGAATTAA
- a CDS encoding glycosyltransferase family 4 protein translates to MKIAYDAKRIFSSWSGLGNYSRDLVRVLATYFPDNHYLLFNKKKSDRGEAILKLPNVIFVRTTKGTLSRQLKTGIDAQNNNADIYHGLSGELPLRWNSKPIKKVVTIHDLIFERYPEYYTWIDRKIHFWKFKKAAVSADKIIAISEQTKRDIIQFLKVDESKIDVVYQGCHASFKEKQSEEILRQVKEKFNLPEKFLLSVGTIEPRKNLLNVVKALKDSQIPLVVVGAKKPKYFKLIEKEIKKGKVEVHFLSGVSMEELAGIYKLAEIFIYPSFFEGFGIPVIEALFSETVVITSNTSCLPEAGGPDSVYVNPENMDDISAKINFLWDNESERKRRAEKGLHFVQKFNDEVIADEVMKVYNSLML, encoded by the coding sequence ATGAAGATTGCTTACGACGCCAAACGTATTTTTTCCAGCTGGTCTGGATTAGGAAACTATTCCCGCGATTTGGTTCGGGTTTTAGCAACGTATTTCCCTGATAATCATTATTTATTATTCAACAAAAAAAAGTCGGATCGCGGCGAAGCAATATTGAAATTACCCAATGTGATTTTTGTCAGAACGACTAAAGGCACGCTTTCCCGACAGCTTAAAACAGGAATCGATGCACAAAATAACAATGCAGACATTTATCACGGTTTGTCCGGCGAATTGCCTTTACGATGGAACTCGAAACCAATCAAAAAAGTCGTGACCATTCACGATTTGATTTTCGAAAGATATCCGGAATATTACACTTGGATTGACAGGAAAATTCATTTTTGGAAATTCAAAAAAGCAGCAGTTTCTGCAGATAAAATTATTGCTATATCTGAACAAACTAAGCGGGATATAATTCAGTTTCTTAAAGTTGATGAGAGTAAAATTGATGTTGTTTATCAGGGCTGTCACGCTAGTTTTAAAGAAAAACAATCCGAGGAAATCCTCCGTCAAGTCAAAGAAAAATTTAATCTTCCAGAAAAATTTCTTTTGAGTGTCGGAACGATTGAGCCAAGAAAAAATCTTTTAAACGTTGTCAAAGCATTGAAGGATTCGCAAATTCCATTAGTTGTAGTTGGTGCAAAAAAGCCGAAATATTTTAAACTAATCGAGAAAGAAATCAAGAAAGGGAAGGTTGAAGTTCATTTTCTCTCAGGTGTTTCTATGGAAGAATTGGCTGGGATTTACAAGTTGGCTGAAATTTTCATTTATCCAAGCTTTTTCGAAGGTTTTGGGATTCCTGTTATCGAAGCTTTGTTTTCAGAAACTGTTGTGATTACAAGCAATACAAGTTGTTTGCCTGAGGCTGGTGGACCAGATTCTGTTTATGTCAACCCTGAAAATATGGATGACATTAGTGCCAAAATCAATTTTCTTTGGGATAACGAATCTGAGAGAAAACGCCGTGCTGAAAAAGGGTTGCATTTTGTTCAGAAATTCAATGATGAGGTGATTGCTGATGAAGTGATGAAGGTTTATAACAGTTTAATGTTGTAA
- the lpdA gene encoding dihydrolipoyl dehydrogenase, which yields MSQFDVTVIGSGPGGYVAAIRAAQLGFKTAIIEKYPTLGGTCLNVGCIPSKALLDSSEHFEKAKHEFADYGIIIDEPKVDLAKMIERKNGVVEQTTKGINFLMDKNKITVFEGLGSFESATQIKVTKNDGSSETIDSKYTIIATGSKPSSLPFITLDKERIITSTEALNLKEIPKHLVVIGGGVIGLELGSVYLRLGSQVTVVEFMDKIIPGMDGALSKELQKVLRKQGMKFELSTAVSAVERNGDSVKVTAKNKKGEEVNFEGDYVLVSVGRRPYTDGLGLEKAGVELDERGRVKTNDHLQTNVSNIYAIGDVIKGAMLAHKAEEEGTLVAEILAGQKPHINYNLIPGVVYTWPEVAGVGKTEEQLKEEGVAYKVGSFPMRALGRSRASGDTDGFVKIIADEKTDEVLGFHMIGARAADLVAEGVMAMEFRASAEDIARSSHAHPTYAEAVKEAALDATGKRSIHM from the coding sequence ATGAGTCAATTTGATGTAACCGTTATCGGTTCTGGTCCTGGCGGATATGTTGCAGCAATCAGAGCTGCGCAATTAGGTTTTAAAACTGCAATTATTGAGAAATATCCTACTTTGGGCGGAACTTGTCTTAACGTGGGTTGTATCCCTTCCAAAGCTTTGCTGGACAGTTCCGAGCATTTCGAAAAAGCAAAACACGAGTTTGCAGATTACGGAATTATCATCGATGAGCCGAAAGTAGATTTGGCAAAAATGATTGAACGTAAAAATGGAGTAGTGGAACAAACGACAAAAGGAATCAACTTCCTGATGGATAAAAATAAAATCACTGTTTTTGAAGGTCTTGGAAGCTTCGAATCTGCCACTCAAATCAAAGTGACGAAAAACGATGGTTCATCTGAAACTATCGATTCAAAATATACGATTATCGCAACTGGTTCTAAACCATCATCTTTACCTTTCATCACTTTAGATAAAGAAAGAATCATTACTTCTACAGAGGCCTTGAATTTGAAAGAAATTCCTAAGCATTTGGTAGTTATTGGTGGTGGTGTTATTGGCCTTGAGCTAGGTTCAGTTTATTTGAGATTAGGTTCTCAGGTAACTGTGGTCGAGTTTATGGACAAAATCATCCCGGGAATGGATGGTGCTCTTTCCAAAGAATTACAAAAAGTTCTTAGAAAACAAGGAATGAAATTCGAGCTTTCTACGGCGGTTTCTGCAGTGGAGAGAAACGGAGATTCTGTAAAAGTTACTGCTAAAAATAAAAAAGGCGAAGAAGTCAACTTCGAAGGCGATTATGTTTTAGTTTCTGTTGGTAGAAGACCTTACACAGACGGACTTGGATTGGAAAAAGCTGGAGTAGAATTGGACGAAAGAGGAAGAGTTAAAACCAACGACCATTTGCAAACTAATGTTTCTAACATCTATGCAATTGGAGACGTTATCAAAGGTGCAATGTTGGCGCACAAAGCGGAAGAAGAAGGAACTTTGGTAGCTGAAATTTTAGCTGGACAAAAACCTCACATCAACTATAACTTGATTCCAGGAGTAGTTTATACTTGGCCAGAAGTCGCGGGTGTTGGTAAAACAGAAGAGCAGCTAAAAGAAGAAGGTGTGGCTTATAAAGTAGGAAGTTTCCCAATGAGAGCTTTAGGAAGAAGCCGTGCAAGTGGTGATACAGACGGATTTGTAAAAATCATTGCTGATGAAAAAACCGACGAAGTTCTAGGTTTCCATATGATTGGAGCGAGAGCCGCAGATTTGGTTGCAGAAGGCGTGATGGCGATGGAGTTCCGTGCAAGTGCAGAAGATATTGCTAGAAGTTCTCACGCACACCCAACTTATGCAGAAGCTGTGAAAGAAGCGGCTTTGGATGCGACTGGAAAGCGTTCGATTCATATGTAA
- a CDS encoding glycosyltransferase family 2 protein gives MKKISIVIPAYNEEGNLSIIHGEIKKVFLNLPDYDYEIIYVNDGSRDATQKTLEEISSNCPKLKYLEFSRNFGHQNAVKAGMDYADGNAVISMDADMQHPPTMIPDMIKKWEEGYDVVYTIRKYSKNISFFKRKTSDFFYHILSNLSDVELEKGSSDFRLLDASVINVIRKTGETDIFLRGLVKWVGFKQYSIDFVAADRFSGSSKYSLGKMIKFAFTGITAFSVKPLYLAAYLGFFFSFLSLLYIPYVIYAFINKTEISGWASILMTVVFFGGIQLIILGILGIYMGKIFKQIKERPNYIIRSKNF, from the coding sequence ATGAAAAAGATTTCCATCGTGATTCCGGCTTATAATGAAGAAGGTAATTTATCCATAATCCACGGCGAGATAAAAAAAGTATTTTTGAACCTTCCTGATTATGATTATGAGATAATATATGTGAATGATGGCAGTCGGGATGCAACCCAAAAGACTTTAGAAGAGATTTCATCTAATTGTCCTAAGCTAAAATATCTGGAATTTTCAAGAAATTTTGGACATCAGAATGCTGTAAAAGCCGGAATGGATTATGCGGATGGAAATGCTGTAATTTCTATGGACGCAGATATGCAACATCCTCCAACGATGATTCCTGATATGATTAAAAAATGGGAAGAAGGCTACGATGTGGTTTATACCATCAGAAAATATTCTAAAAATATTAGTTTTTTCAAGAGAAAAACATCAGATTTTTTCTACCATATTTTGTCGAACTTATCCGATGTAGAGTTAGAAAAAGGCAGTTCCGATTTCCGCTTATTAGATGCTTCAGTCATTAATGTTATCAGAAAAACAGGTGAAACAGATATTTTTCTTCGAGGTTTGGTAAAATGGGTTGGCTTCAAACAATATTCGATTGATTTTGTTGCTGCGGATAGATTTTCCGGAAGCAGTAAATACAGCCTTGGAAAAATGATAAAATTCGCATTTACAGGAATTACCGCTTTTAGTGTGAAACCACTTTATTTAGCGGCTTATCTTGGGTTTTTCTTTTCATTTTTGTCTTTGCTATACATTCCTTACGTCATTTATGCATTCATTAATAAAACTGAAATTTCCGGTTGGGCATCGATATTGATGACAGTTGTTTTCTTTGGCGGAATTCAACTGATAATTTTGGGTATTTTAGGAATTTACATGGGAAAAATATTCAAACAAATCAAAGAACGTCCAAATTATATTATCCGTTCGAAAAATTTTTAA
- the aroB gene encoding 3-dehydroquinate synthase: MIKELDQDFTSLNEYIDQIKPSKIFILVDENTHNHCLPILLPNLETEAHFEVIEIEAGEENKNIETATQLWEIFSEMEADRKSLLINLGGGVITDMGGFVASTYKRGFKFINIPTTLLSMCDASIGGKTGIDHQYLKNIIGTFALPEGIFFYPKFLETLKFEELRSGFAEMLKHGLIADAEHWSQLSSLDKITPESISPFISRSMEIKNNVVSQDFKEENVRKTLNFGHTIGHAVESLFLKKGNLIPHGEAVALGMICETHLAFLCGLIDVEVSSVIISKIKRLFPYIDISEFKNAAIMDLMFNDKKNQDGNINFSLINGIGSCVFDQKLNPEQIILTLNFYKGLNQN; encoded by the coding sequence ATGATAAAGGAACTTGACCAAGATTTCACGAGCCTTAATGAATATATCGATCAAATCAAACCAAGCAAGATTTTTATTTTGGTGGATGAGAATACACACAATCATTGTTTACCAATCTTACTCCCAAACCTAGAAACCGAAGCCCATTTTGAGGTTATTGAAATAGAAGCTGGCGAAGAAAATAAAAATATAGAAACCGCAACACAACTTTGGGAAATCTTCTCAGAAATGGAAGCGGACAGAAAATCTCTTCTAATCAATCTGGGTGGAGGTGTGATAACAGATATGGGCGGTTTTGTGGCTTCAACTTATAAGAGAGGTTTCAAATTCATCAATATTCCTACAACTCTATTATCGATGTGTGATGCTTCTATAGGAGGGAAAACGGGAATTGATCATCAGTATCTGAAGAATATAATTGGAACGTTTGCATTGCCAGAAGGTATTTTCTTTTATCCAAAATTCTTAGAAACTTTAAAATTTGAAGAACTTAGAAGTGGTTTTGCTGAAATGCTGAAACACGGATTAATCGCCGATGCTGAACATTGGAGCCAATTAAGTTCTCTTGATAAAATAACACCAGAATCAATCTCTCCATTCATCAGCCGAAGTATGGAAATTAAAAATAATGTGGTTTCTCAGGATTTTAAAGAAGAAAATGTTAGGAAAACACTCAACTTTGGTCATACGATTGGTCACGCTGTGGAAAGTCTTTTCTTGAAAAAAGGTAATCTAATTCCTCACGGAGAAGCTGTAGCACTTGGAATGATTTGCGAAACACATTTGGCTTTTCTTTGCGGATTGATTGATGTAGAAGTGTCATCAGTTATTATTAGTAAAATAAAAAGATTGTTTCCTTACATCGATATTTCAGAATTCAAGAATGCAGCGATTATGGATTTAATGTTCAATGACAAGAAAAACCAGGATGGAAATATTAATTTTTCTTTGATAAATGGAATTGGATCTTGTGTTTTTGATCAAAAATTAAATCCGGAACAAATTATTTTGACTCTTAATTTCTATAAAGGACTTAATCAGAATTGA
- a CDS encoding glycosyltransferase family 87 protein gives MKQKFLKLISDYRIIFVIYIIVAALTAYSKYKRGTGGYNNYLIFKNVFYNTLQERNIFSQYPDLFFDSNHYGVFFSLLIAPFAMLPDGFGAVLWNVAGTLVFLYAIYKLPFSDKKKSFFAWLCLQEFITAATYFQFNIILTGLLMLSTIYIYERKETQSAFAILIGVFVKIYGVVGLSAFFFIKNKTKFIISLIIISILFFVLPMLISSPKFGIQSYFDWYTSLSGKNLENQALGTRQDYSLMGVVRRVLGDATISNLIFLIPGFIIFMLPYLRTKQFKFLSFQMMILASTLLFVVLFSSGSESPTYIIAVAGVMLWFLMQKKLSKIDICLLIFVMIFTCFAFSDLFPKFIKEDIFIKYSTKAIPCILIWFRVMYELLIKDFEKDYKLD, from the coding sequence GTGAAACAGAAGTTCTTGAAACTGATTTCAGATTACAGAATTATCTTTGTAATCTATATTATCGTTGCAGCCTTGACTGCATACAGCAAATACAAAAGAGGAACTGGCGGATATAATAACTATCTGATTTTCAAAAACGTATTTTACAATACGTTACAAGAAAGAAATATTTTCTCGCAATATCCCGACTTGTTTTTTGATAGTAATCATTACGGTGTATTTTTCAGTCTTTTAATTGCTCCTTTTGCGATGTTGCCGGATGGTTTTGGTGCAGTTTTATGGAATGTTGCCGGAACTTTGGTTTTCCTGTATGCCATTTACAAACTTCCGTTTTCAGATAAAAAGAAATCCTTTTTCGCCTGGCTTTGTCTTCAGGAATTCATTACCGCGGCAACTTATTTTCAGTTTAATATTATTCTGACAGGATTATTGATGTTGTCAACGATTTATATTTATGAAAGGAAAGAAACGCAATCTGCATTCGCAATCCTGATTGGTGTTTTTGTGAAAATCTATGGAGTCGTAGGATTATCTGCTTTTTTCTTTATTAAAAATAAAACCAAATTCATCATTTCATTAATCATAATCTCAATTTTATTTTTTGTTTTGCCGATGTTGATTTCAAGTCCAAAATTTGGTATTCAATCCTACTTTGACTGGTACACTTCTCTTTCAGGGAAAAATTTGGAAAATCAAGCTTTGGGAACACGTCAGGATTACTCATTAATGGGCGTTGTAAGAAGAGTTTTAGGAGATGCTACTATTTCTAATCTTATCTTTTTAATTCCGGGATTTATCATATTTATGTTGCCATATCTCAGAACTAAACAATTCAAATTTTTATCATTTCAAATGATGATTTTGGCTTCTACACTATTGTTTGTTGTCCTTTTCAGCTCAGGTTCCGAGAGTCCAACTTATATTATTGCAGTTGCAGGTGTCATGCTTTGGTTTTTGATGCAGAAAAAATTATCAAAAATTGACATTTGCTTATTGATTTTTGTAATGATTTTCACTTGTTTTGCATTTTCGGATTTATTTCCAAAATTTATAAAAGAAGATATTTTTATCAAATATTCCACTAAAGCAATTCCTTGTATATTAATCTGGTTCAGAGTGATGTATGAATTGTTGATAAAGGATTTTGAAAAAGATTATAAATTGGACTGA
- a CDS encoding porin family protein — MKKLFLGLGLVAGTFAFAQTSPSFGLKAGLNVSSISDDGYEDSKSKAGFYGGVFMNAPLSEQFSIQPEVLYSQMGAKVTGTNSYTIGGVTTTDKNSASLNLDYVTVPVMFQFHATPNFYLEAGPEFGFLVGAKAKGDTTTTVTSGGSSSTSTESYSSRDIKDFYSGFNMGAGLGLGFNFTQNFGINARYVAGFTDINKKNNDEDGNTTLEQSGKNRNNTFQVGLSYKF, encoded by the coding sequence ATGAAAAAGTTATTTTTAGGATTAGGTTTAGTGGCGGGAACATTTGCATTTGCACAAACTAGTCCGTCGTTCGGTTTAAAAGCAGGTCTTAACGTTTCATCTATATCAGATGATGGTTATGAAGATTCAAAATCTAAAGCTGGATTCTATGGTGGAGTTTTTATGAATGCGCCTTTATCAGAACAATTCAGTATTCAGCCAGAGGTATTGTATAGCCAGATGGGAGCTAAAGTTACAGGAACCAATTCTTATACTATTGGAGGTGTAACTACAACGGATAAAAACTCCGCAAGTCTTAATTTAGATTATGTAACAGTTCCTGTAATGTTTCAATTTCATGCAACGCCTAATTTCTATTTAGAAGCTGGCCCTGAGTTTGGATTCTTGGTTGGAGCTAAAGCTAAAGGTGATACAACAACAACTGTAACTTCTGGAGGTTCATCTTCTACTAGTACAGAGTCCTATTCTTCAAGAGATATTAAAGATTTTTATAGTGGATTCAATATGGGAGCAGGATTAGGTCTTGGATTTAATTTCACTCAGAATTTTGGAATTAATGCTAGATATGTTGCTGGATTTACTGATATCAACAAGAAAAACAACGACGAAGATGGCAATACTACATTGGAACAAAGTGGTAAAAACAGAAACAATACTTTCCAGGTTGGATTATCTTACAAATTCTAA
- a CDS encoding YggS family pyridoxal phosphate-dependent enzyme, which translates to MSLEQNYQDILSQLPENVKLVTVSKTNPAEKIKEVYNLGQRAFGENKVQELLEKQPVLPNDIEWHFIGHLQTNKVKYIAGFVAVIESIDSEKLLKEVDKEASKNNRKINVLLQVKIAKEDTKFGLTVDQAKEIFNDYLNGNYPNLEITGLMGMASFVDDKTQIREEFSILKNLFDELSELKPLKTLSMGMSGDFLLAIECGSNSVRVGSAIFGSRF; encoded by the coding sequence ATGTCACTCGAACAAAACTATCAAGATATCCTTTCTCAACTTCCCGAAAATGTAAAACTAGTAACAGTTTCCAAAACCAATCCAGCTGAAAAAATCAAGGAGGTTTACAATTTGGGACAACGCGCTTTTGGAGAAAATAAAGTTCAGGAATTACTGGAAAAACAACCTGTTCTTCCCAACGATATCGAATGGCATTTTATTGGGCATCTTCAAACCAACAAAGTGAAATACATTGCAGGCTTTGTTGCAGTGATAGAAAGTATTGACAGTGAAAAATTATTGAAAGAAGTTGACAAAGAAGCTTCAAAAAACAACAGAAAAATCAACGTTCTACTTCAGGTCAAAATCGCAAAAGAAGACACGAAATTTGGTTTGACAGTGGATCAGGCTAAAGAAATTTTCAATGATTATCTTAATGGAAATTATCCGAATCTCGAAATCACAGGCTTGATGGGAATGGCAAGTTTTGTGGATGATAAAACTCAAATCCGTGAAGAATTTTCTATTCTGAAAAATCTTTTTGATGAATTATCTGAACTGAAACCTTTAAAAACTTTATCAATGGGAATGAGTGGTGATTTTCTTTTGGCAATTGAATGTGGTTCTAATTCTGTGAGAGTTGGTTCTGCGATATTCGGTTCAAGGTTTTGA
- a CDS encoding 2,3,4,5-tetrahydropyridine-2,6-dicarboxylate N-succinyltransferase produces the protein MSLQEKIEKAWDNRDLLKEEEYQNAVREVVAKLDAGELRTAEPTENGWQINEWVKKGVVMYFPIQTMETIEVGPFEFHDKIPLKKNYAEKGVRVVPHAIARHGSFVASGVIMMPSYVNIGAYVDSGTMVDTWATVGSCAQIGKNVHLSGGVGIGGVLEPLQAAPVIIEDDAFIGSRCIVVEGVRVGKEAVLGANVCLTMSTKIIDVTGPEPIETKGYVPERSVVIPGSYTKKFPAGEYQVPCALIIGKRKESTDKKTSLNDALRENNVAV, from the coding sequence ATGTCTTTACAGGAAAAAATCGAAAAAGCTTGGGATAACCGTGACCTTTTGAAAGAAGAAGAATATCAGAATGCCGTAAGAGAAGTTGTTGCGAAATTAGATGCAGGAGAATTACGTACCGCTGAACCAACTGAAAACGGCTGGCAAATCAACGAGTGGGTAAAAAAAGGTGTGGTGATGTATTTCCCAATCCAAACAATGGAAACCATAGAAGTTGGTCCATTCGAGTTTCACGATAAAATTCCTTTGAAGAAAAATTATGCTGAAAAAGGGGTGAGAGTTGTTCCACACGCAATCGCAAGACACGGAAGTTTTGTTGCAAGTGGCGTGATTATGATGCCTTCTTATGTTAATATCGGTGCTTACGTAGATTCGGGAACAATGGTTGACACTTGGGCAACTGTAGGAAGCTGTGCTCAGATTGGTAAAAATGTTCACCTGAGTGGTGGTGTTGGTATTGGCGGTGTTTTGGAACCTTTGCAAGCTGCTCCGGTAATTATAGAAGATGATGCATTCATCGGTTCACGTTGTATCGTGGTAGAAGGTGTTCGTGTTGGTAAAGAAGCTGTTTTAGGTGCTAATGTTTGTTTAACAATGTCCACCAAAATTATTGATGTTACAGGACCTGAGCCAATCGAAACGAAAGGTTATGTGCCAGAACGATCAGTTGTGATCCCTGGAAGTTATACGAAGAAATTTCCTGCAGGAGAATATCAGGTTCCTTGCGCATTGATCATCGGAAAAAGAAAAGAATCGACAGACAAGAAAACCTCTCTTAATGATGCTTTGAGAGAAAATAATGTAGCGGTTTAA
- a CDS encoding DUF4476 domain-containing protein, giving the protein MKKIFTTCVFLLSLATFAQEAGKAGELLKNEASKSEMQTRKPETSGKRGNGTLDNSNYRTNPNNNNNIPNTRPNPSYDWNQNYGYGYAEIFLRIPERGFYTVEVGDQMSANSSGKYRFFDIIPGLVPISVYANGYLLYRTRINVRNNSRLVLDFFSNRGLYLLGTYQLQNQAYGNYGDIWNDMWNSPYNNGNSGQWDPYYGTGNQEGYNGNNQGNYYGNMMNNASFNVFLQVVKNTKFADDKVSVIKQQLRNAMVTSEQIKSLLEALTYDKDRVEVAKYSYSRCVDPVNYFVIYPAFQFQSSAQELRDFISKQ; this is encoded by the coding sequence ATGAAAAAAATATTTACTACTTGTGTCTTTCTTTTAAGTTTAGCGACTTTTGCTCAAGAAGCAGGAAAAGCAGGCGAACTTTTGAAAAATGAAGCTTCAAAAAGCGAGATGCAGACTCGCAAACCGGAAACATCTGGAAAAAGAGGAAACGGAACATTAGACAATTCAAATTACAGAACTAACCCGAATAATAACAATAATATTCCCAACACTAGACCAAATCCGAGTTATGATTGGAATCAAAATTACGGTTATGGCTATGCGGAGATATTCTTGAGAATCCCTGAACGAGGTTTCTACACAGTGGAAGTTGGCGACCAGATGTCAGCAAATTCTTCCGGAAAATATAGGTTTTTTGATATCATTCCAGGTTTAGTTCCGATTTCTGTTTATGCCAACGGATATCTGCTTTATAGAACAAGAATTAATGTTCGTAACAATTCCAGATTGGTCTTGGATTTCTTTAGCAATCGCGGATTATATCTTTTGGGAACTTATCAGCTTCAAAACCAAGCTTACGGTAATTATGGCGATATCTGGAACGATATGTGGAATTCTCCATACAATAATGGTAATTCTGGGCAATGGGACCCATATTACGGAACAGGAAATCAAGAAGGTTACAACGGAAATAACCAAGGGAACTATTATGGAAATATGATGAATAATGCAAGTTTTAATGTCTTTTTACAAGTCGTTAAAAACACCAAATTTGCAGATGATAAAGTTTCCGTTATCAAACAACAATTAAGAAATGCTATGGTAACATCAGAGCAGATAAAATCACTTCTCGAAGCTTTGACTTATGACAAAGATAGAGTTGAGGTTGCCAAATATTCTTATTCCAGATGCGTGGACCCGGTTAATTATTTTGTGATTTATCCTGCATTTCAATTTCAGAGTTCAGCTCAGGAATTACGAGATTTTATTTCAAAACAATAG